The following are from one region of the Phoenix dactylifera cultivar Barhee BC4 unplaced genomic scaffold, palm_55x_up_171113_PBpolish2nd_filt_p 001461F, whole genome shotgun sequence genome:
- the LOC113461393 gene encoding 5'-nucleotidase domain-containing protein DDB_G0275467-like, with protein MNPKGIYVNKSLRLDTIQVYGFDYDYTLPHYSENLQSLIYDLAKKHLVNELKYPESCLQFEYDRTFPIRGLYYDRLKGCLLKLDFFGSIETDASLDVTSLAWRK; from the exons ATGAATCCAAAAG GTATCTATGTCAATAAGAGTCTTAGGCTGGACACCATACAAGTCTATGGTTTTGATTATGACTATACATTGCCCCATTACTCTGAAAATCTACAGAGTTTGATCTATGACCTTGCAAAAAAGCACCTTGTTAATGAG CTTAAGTATCCAGAAAGTTGCTTGCAGTTTGAGTATGATCGTACATTTCCTATCAGGGGTCTGTACTATGATAGGTTAAAAGGGTGCCTTCTGAAACTCGATTTTTTTGGGTCCATAGAGACGGATGCTTCTTTGGACGTCACAAG